In Providencia sneebia DSM 19967, one DNA window encodes the following:
- a CDS encoding DNA internalization-related competence protein ComEC/Rec2 yields MMIFTFFKHKPLSCSMASIAVFIGAIPILFIHHIPKLDNILIVEIILLLFALFIKVNRHLKLLLLIIISFLWSCFHCNYLINNINILSKSSHDLEVTIVSVPSINNENEKIKVGINRINGEYTFPPLYAMWKIKHKSNFSLCAGQTWSLTGILKPIHASMNEGGYDQQRAHISQRIIGTFKNIPAKVINPECSSRQKIIDAYMDKLILLDHAGVMYALMFGERGMLPKETSQLLQTTGLSHLIAISGLHIGMSYLFGFWLARLCMYVFPINKINLKFPVLAGAICAFFYAWVSGFAIPATRALISLTLWIYIQQQSGRYFSWQWAIWSIGLIVAADPLAILSDSFWLSSFAVLSILYWFKLFPASLFARYPKFIANIMLLAHLQVGLLILLAPIQIILFQGINLMSFWANLWLVPLISWLVIPAILLLFFLPISFIQNIIFQLIDKIIFIGMKPLPYLSSYWTEIMIIPFWGLIFCWVIGIFIIFGWYKHYCGLLGCLIMLCIGVDDVDREHQNNDWSLTTLDVGHGLAVVIQQNNLALLYDTGNRWLNGSNAQRQIIPYLKYKHITPIGLILSHDHLDHTGGVPELIKQYPWLNIRSAIKKNRHIPCYKGQKWQWGKLNFEVLWPELLSKVSHNNDSCVILLTDGYYKILLTGDIEKEGEKAITALYKKKLDSDILFAPHHGSNTSSTSLFVRTVSPDVVIVSSARYSAWKIPSQKVYSRYKSNNIKWINTAETGQITIWFKKRNSELTRYRNEIKPRWYHLWFGDPAFPE; encoded by the coding sequence ATGATGATATTTACTTTTTTTAAACACAAACCACTTTCTTGTAGTATGGCATCTATTGCTGTATTTATCGGTGCTATCCCTATATTATTTATTCATCATATACCTAAATTAGACAATATATTAATTGTCGAAATAATTTTATTATTATTTGCTCTGTTTATTAAAGTAAATAGACATCTAAAATTATTATTATTGATTATTATTTCTTTTTTATGGTCCTGTTTTCATTGTAACTATTTAATTAATAATATTAATATTCTATCAAAAAGTTCACATGATTTAGAAGTCACAATTGTGAGTGTTCCTTCAATTAATAATGAAAATGAAAAAATTAAGGTTGGAATTAATAGAATAAATGGTGAATATACTTTTCCACCGCTATATGCAATGTGGAAAATTAAACACAAATCTAATTTTTCTCTTTGTGCAGGTCAAACATGGTCATTGACTGGAATATTAAAGCCTATACACGCATCAATGAATGAAGGTGGTTATGACCAGCAGAGAGCTCATATTTCCCAGCGCATCATTGGTACATTTAAAAATATACCTGCAAAGGTTATTAATCCTGAATGTTCATCAAGACAAAAGATAATTGATGCTTATATGGATAAATTAATTCTTTTGGATCATGCTGGCGTGATGTATGCCTTAATGTTCGGTGAAAGGGGAATGCTGCCAAAAGAGACATCTCAGCTTTTACAAACCACGGGATTAAGCCATTTAATCGCAATTTCTGGGTTACATATTGGAATGTCATATTTGTTTGGCTTTTGGTTAGCGCGACTATGCATGTATGTATTCCCAATTAATAAAATTAATCTCAAATTCCCCGTTTTAGCTGGGGCTATATGTGCATTTTTTTATGCTTGGGTTTCTGGTTTTGCTATTCCAGCAACTCGCGCACTAATTAGTTTAACATTATGGATTTATATTCAACAGCAAAGTGGTCGCTATTTTTCTTGGCAGTGGGCAATTTGGAGTATTGGATTGATTGTTGCGGCTGATCCTTTAGCAATATTATCTGATAGTTTCTGGCTTTCGAGTTTTGCTGTGCTTTCAATATTATATTGGTTTAAACTATTTCCCGCCTCATTATTCGCTCGATACCCTAAATTCATAGCTAATATTATGTTATTAGCTCATTTACAAGTTGGCTTACTTATATTACTTGCGCCAATACAGATTATCCTTTTTCAGGGTATTAACTTGATGAGTTTTTGGGCTAATTTATGGTTGGTTCCATTAATTTCGTGGTTAGTTATCCCTGCAATTTTATTACTATTTTTCCTACCTATATCTTTTATTCAAAATATAATTTTTCAATTGATTGATAAGATCATATTTATTGGCATGAAACCGCTTCCATACTTAAGCAGTTATTGGACCGAAATAATGATTATTCCTTTTTGGGGATTAATATTTTGCTGGGTTATTGGAATATTTATTATTTTTGGATGGTATAAACATTATTGCGGTTTATTGGGTTGTTTGATTATGCTTTGCATAGGAGTTGACGATGTTGATCGAGAACACCAAAATAATGATTGGAGTTTAACAACGTTGGATGTTGGGCATGGGCTAGCCGTTGTTATTCAGCAAAATAATTTAGCACTTTTATATGATACGGGGAATCGTTGGCTAAATGGTAGTAATGCTCAGCGCCAAATTATTCCTTATCTGAAATATAAACATATAACGCCAATAGGTCTTATTTTAAGTCACGACCATCTTGATCACACTGGTGGCGTTCCTGAGCTAATTAAACAATACCCTTGGCTTAATATTCGTAGCGCGATTAAAAAAAATCGCCATATTCCGTGTTATAAAGGTCAGAAGTGGCAATGGGGAAAGCTTAACTTTGAAGTTCTATGGCCAGAATTACTTTCGAAAGTATCACATAATAATGATTCTTGTGTGATCTTGCTGACTGACGGGTATTATAAAATTTTGCTAACAGGTGATATAGAAAAAGAAGGAGAAAAAGCAATTACAGCGCTATATAAGAAAAAATTAGATTCTGATATTCTTTTTGCTCCTCATCATGGAAGTAATACATCATCTACATCATTATTCGTGAGAACGGTATCCCCAGATGTAGTGATTGTATCTTCTGCAAGGTATAGTGCATGGAAAATACCCTCCCAAAAAGTGTATTCTCGGTACAAAAGTAATAATATAAAATGGATTAACACAGCAGAAACCGGACAAATAACTATTTGGTTTAAAAAAAGAAATAGTGAATTGACCCGTTATAGAAACGAAATCAAGCCTCGCTGGTATCATCTCTGGTTTGGTGATCCGGCATTTCCCGAGTAG
- the mukF gene encoding chromosome partition protein MukF: MSDFSQTVPELVSWARKNDFSISLPAERLAFLLAVAVLNGERINGEMSEGELIDAFREVCKGFEQTTESLSVRANNAINDMVRQKIFNRFASDVTEGNSIYRLTPLGIGISDYYIRQREFSTLRLSMQLSVVAGELKRAAEAAEEGGDELYWHRFVFAPLKYSVAEIFDSIDLSQRVMDEQQNSVKEDIAALLTQDWQAAIANCEQLLSETSGTLRELQDTLEAAGDKLQANLLRIQEANMNAPQFSELVDRLIYDLQNKLDRIVSWGQQSIDLWIGYDRHVHKFIRTAIDMDKNRIFSQRLRQSVQQYFDSPWALTYANAERLLDMRDEELALNEEEVTGELPLDLEFEEFNELNDQLAELMETELAIYKQEQRPLDITRVLQAYLKQYPQKRHFDVTRIIIDQAVKLGIAEADLAGLPAKWQAINDHGAKVQAHVIDKY; encoded by the coding sequence ATGAGTGACTTTTCCCAGACCGTCCCTGAACTCGTGTCCTGGGCACGAAAAAATGATTTTTCTATCTCATTGCCTGCTGAGCGTTTGGCTTTTTTGCTGGCGGTTGCTGTTCTCAATGGTGAGCGCATTAATGGTGAGATGAGTGAAGGCGAGCTGATAGATGCCTTTCGAGAAGTTTGTAAAGGCTTTGAGCAAACAACTGAATCATTATCTGTGAGGGCGAATAATGCAATCAATGATATGGTTCGCCAAAAAATATTTAACCGTTTTGCCAGCGATGTGACAGAAGGTAATTCAATCTACCGATTAACGCCACTGGGTATCGGGATTAGTGATTACTATATTCGCCAACGAGAATTTTCGACTTTGCGTTTGTCAATGCAGTTATCTGTTGTGGCGGGTGAGCTTAAAAGAGCAGCCGAAGCCGCAGAAGAAGGTGGTGATGAACTTTATTGGCACCGTTTTGTTTTTGCTCCCCTTAAGTATTCAGTCGCTGAAATTTTCGATAGTATCGATTTATCACAACGCGTGATGGATGAACAACAAAACAGCGTTAAAGAAGATATTGCGGCATTATTAACTCAAGACTGGCAAGCCGCCATTGCAAACTGTGAACAACTCCTGTCAGAAACTTCCGGTACATTAAGAGAATTGCAAGATACGTTAGAAGCTGCGGGTGATAAGCTACAGGCGAACTTATTGCGTATTCAAGAAGCAAACATGAATGCTCCGCAGTTTTCTGAGTTAGTCGATCGCTTGATTTATGATTTGCAAAATAAATTAGACCGCATAGTCAGTTGGGGTCAGCAATCTATAGATTTATGGATTGGTTATGATCGCCATGTTCATAAATTTATCCGTACTGCTATTGATATGGATAAAAATCGCATATTTTCTCAACGATTACGTCAATCTGTTCAACAATATTTTGATAGCCCTTGGGCATTAACCTATGCCAATGCAGAACGTTTATTGGATATGCGAGATGAAGAGCTTGCATTGAATGAAGAAGAAGTAACGGGAGAGTTACCTCTTGATTTAGAATTTGAAGAATTCAATGAGCTTAATGACCAGTTAGCTGAATTAATGGAAACTGAACTGGCTATCTATAAACAAGAGCAGCGGCCGCTAGATATTACCCGAGTGTTACAAGCGTATTTGAAGCAATATCCTCAAAAACGTCATTTTGATGTCACGCGTATTATTATTGATCAGGCTGTAAAATTAGGTATTGCAGAAGCTGATTTGGCGGGATTACCGGCAAAATGGCAAGCAATTAATGATCACGGAGCCAAGGTGCAGGCACATGTCATCGACAAATATTGA
- a CDS encoding cold-shock protein, with amino-acid sequence MNLQLHMGRVKWFDANEGYGFISPMNGGDDIFVTRKSIANKKIKSLSEGQNVEFSVTRNSDGITAADVIAY; translated from the coding sequence ATGAATTTACAATTACATATGGGCCGCGTTAAATGGTTTGATGCAAATGAAGGTTATGGTTTTATTTCACCTATGAATGGTGGAGATGATATTTTTGTAACTCGTAAATCAATTGCAAATAAAAAAATTAAATCATTATCTGAAGGCCAAAACGTCGAGTTTTCTGTTACTCGCAATTCTGATGGTATAACGGCTGCTGACGTTATTGCTTATTAG
- the kdsB gene encoding 3-deoxy-manno-octulosonate cytidylyltransferase, translating to MFTVIIPARYASTRLPGKPLADIHGQPMVVRVMEQAIKSGASRVIVATDHADVAAAVIQAGGEACMTDPNHQSGTERLAEVIDTYGFADDEIIVNVQGDEPLIPPEIISQVAANLRGSKAQMGTLAVKITDSAEVFNPNAVKVVTDHEGYALYFSRAAIPWDRDRFSVATDTIGDDFLRHIGIYAYRAGFIRRYIAWEPSPLEKIEMLEQLRVLWYGEKIHVAVAEKAPGAGVDTPEDLEAVRKNFR from the coding sequence ATGTTTACTGTAATAATTCCTGCTCGTTACGCATCTACCCGCCTTCCTGGTAAACCTCTAGCTGATATTCATGGTCAGCCAATGGTTGTGAGGGTGATGGAGCAAGCAATTAAATCAGGCGCATCTCGAGTTATTGTTGCAACAGATCATGCAGATGTTGCCGCTGCGGTAATTCAAGCTGGCGGTGAAGCTTGCATGACAGATCCGAATCATCAATCTGGTACGGAAAGATTAGCAGAGGTCATAGATACTTATGGTTTTGCTGATGATGAAATTATTGTCAATGTGCAAGGTGATGAACCTTTAATACCGCCTGAAATTATTAGCCAAGTAGCAGCTAATTTACGCGGAAGTAAGGCACAAATGGGCACATTGGCAGTAAAAATAACGGATTCTGCGGAGGTTTTTAATCCGAATGCCGTTAAGGTTGTCACTGATCATGAAGGTTATGCTCTCTATTTTTCTCGTGCGGCTATTCCATGGGATAGAGACAGATTTTCAGTTGCTACAGATACCATAGGTGATGATTTCTTACGTCATATTGGTATTTATGCATATCGCGCTGGGTTTATCCGCCGTTATATTGCATGGGAACCAAGTCCATTAGAAAAAATTGAAATGCTAGAGCAATTAAGAGTGCTATGGTATGGCGAGAAAATTCATGTGGCAGTGGCTGAAAAAGCCCCGGGAGCTGGTGTAGATACACCTGAAGATCTTGAAGCTGTGCGAAAAAACTTTCGCTAG
- the msbA gene encoding lipid A ABC transporter ATP-binding protein/permease MsbA: MNDKDISTRQTFRRLWPMIVPFKAGLIVAAIALIINAAGDAFMISLLKPLLDEGFDKADNDVLKWLPLAVLGLMIVRGASSFVSTYCVSWVSGKVVMNMRRKLFGHMMGMPVSFFDQQSTGTLLSRITYDSEQVASSSSGALITIIRESAYIIGLFAMMFYYSWQLSLILIVVAPIVSFAIRTVSKRFRKISKNMQTGMGHVTASAEQMLKGHKEVLIFGGQKVETERFNKVSNNMRSQSMKMVTASAISDPIIQLIASFALAFVLYAASFPEIRDQLTSGTIAVVFSSMFALMRPLKSLTNVNSQFQRGMAACQTLFTILDSEQEKDDGTKVLSQAKGDVEFKNVTFTYATKEHPALEDVSFTIPAGKSVALVGRSGSGKSTIANLITRFYDINEGNIFIDGDDIREYTLESLRSQVAVVSQHVYLFNDTIANNIAYATDGRYSREQIEKAAEMAYAMDFIVKLDKGLDTIIGENGVMLSGGQRQRIAIARALLRDAPILILDEATSALDTESERAIQAALDELQKNRTSLVIAHRLSTIENADEILVVQDGHIIERGDHKTLLEKEGAYAQLHKIQFSQ, translated from the coding sequence ATGAATGATAAAGACATTTCGACAAGACAAACGTTCCGCCGATTGTGGCCGATGATTGTCCCTTTTAAAGCAGGTTTAATTGTTGCTGCTATTGCTTTGATTATAAACGCCGCAGGCGATGCGTTTATGATTTCTTTATTAAAACCGTTACTTGATGAAGGTTTTGATAAAGCCGATAATGATGTTTTGAAATGGCTTCCTCTTGCCGTATTAGGTTTGATGATTGTCCGTGGTGCATCAAGTTTTGTTTCTACCTATTGTGTTTCATGGGTATCCGGTAAAGTTGTTATGAATATGCGCCGTAAGTTATTTGGCCATATGATGGGAATGCCGGTTAGTTTTTTTGATCAGCAATCAACAGGTACGTTATTATCGCGTATTACCTATGACTCTGAGCAGGTTGCATCGTCTTCTTCCGGTGCATTGATCACGATTATTCGTGAAAGTGCTTATATCATCGGGCTATTTGCGATGATGTTCTATTATAGCTGGCAACTTTCTCTGATTCTGATTGTTGTTGCACCTATTGTCTCTTTTGCTATCAGAACTGTCTCTAAACGTTTTCGTAAAATAAGTAAGAATATGCAAACGGGAATGGGGCATGTAACCGCTAGCGCTGAGCAGATGCTAAAAGGGCATAAAGAAGTTTTGATTTTCGGTGGGCAAAAAGTCGAAACAGAACGTTTTAATAAAGTCAGTAATAATATGCGTAGTCAATCAATGAAAATGGTGACAGCTTCTGCAATATCTGATCCTATTATTCAATTGATTGCTTCGTTCGCATTAGCATTTGTGTTATATGCCGCGAGTTTCCCAGAGATCCGTGATCAGTTAACATCGGGGACTATTGCGGTTGTTTTCTCATCCATGTTTGCGTTGATGCGTCCTCTAAAATCTCTGACCAATGTTAATTCACAGTTCCAACGTGGTATGGCTGCATGCCAAACGCTATTTACTATTTTGGATAGCGAACAAGAAAAAGACGATGGAACAAAAGTGTTGTCGCAGGCAAAAGGAGATGTTGAATTTAAAAATGTCACTTTTACTTATGCAACTAAAGAGCATCCTGCTTTAGAAGATGTTTCATTTACTATTCCTGCCGGTAAATCTGTTGCATTGGTTGGGCGTTCAGGATCAGGTAAATCAACAATCGCGAATTTGATCACTCGTTTCTACGATATCAATGAAGGTAATATCTTTATTGATGGTGATGATATCCGAGAATATACCCTTGAATCATTACGCAGTCAGGTAGCCGTGGTTTCACAGCATGTTTATTTATTTAACGACACAATTGCTAATAACATTGCTTATGCTACAGATGGCCGCTATAGCCGTGAACAAATTGAAAAAGCGGCAGAAATGGCTTATGCAATGGACTTTATTGTTAAGTTGGATAAAGGGCTGGATACCATTATTGGCGAGAATGGTGTGATGTTATCTGGTGGGCAACGCCAACGTATTGCTATTGCTCGTGCATTATTGCGTGATGCGCCAATTCTTATTTTAGATGAGGCAACATCAGCATTAGATACCGAGTCAGAACGTGCAATTCAAGCAGCCCTTGATGAGTTACAAAAAAATAGAACGTCTCTGGTTATTGCACACCGTTTGTCGACAATTGAAAATGCTGATGAAATCTTAGTTGTGCAAGATGGTCATATTATAGAGCGTGGTGACCATAAAACCTTACTTGAGAAAGAAGGCGCGTACGCTCAGCTACATAAGATACAATTTAGCCAATGA
- the ihfB gene encoding integration host factor subunit beta — protein sequence MTKSELIERLASQQSHLSAKVVEEAVKEILEHMADTLASGERIEVRGFGSFSLHYRAPRVGRNPKTGDKVELEGKYVPHFKPGKELRDRVNIYGQ from the coding sequence ATGACCAAGTCTGAGTTAATCGAAAGACTGGCTAGCCAGCAATCTCATCTTTCAGCAAAAGTTGTCGAGGAAGCTGTTAAAGAAATTCTCGAGCATATGGCTGATACTTTGGCTAGTGGTGAGCGTATAGAAGTCCGCGGATTCGGCAGTTTTTCTCTTCACTACCGTGCTCCGCGTGTTGGGCGTAACCCAAAAACGGGCGACAAAGTTGAATTGGAAGGTAAATACGTTCCTCACTTCAAACCTGGTAAGGAATTACGTGACCGTGTAAATATTTATGGTCAATAA
- a CDS encoding Trm112 family protein, translating to MDHRLLEIIACPVCHGKLSYNKDNLELICKFDHLAYPIRDGIPVLLENEARQIPIDEEGQ from the coding sequence ATGGATCACCGTTTACTTGAAATCATTGCTTGTCCAGTTTGTCACGGTAAATTGAGTTACAACAAAGATAATCTAGAACTTATCTGTAAATTCGATCACCTTGCTTATCCAATCCGTGATGGCATACCTGTCTTATTAGAAAATGAAGCCCGCCAAATCCCTATTGATGAAGAAGGACAGTAA
- the lpxK gene encoding tetraacyldisaccharide 4'-kinase — translation MIERIWSGQSWLYILLLPLSFLYGLVTFVRYICYKLGLFRSWEAPIPVIVVGNLTAGGNGKTPVVIWLVESLIKEGYRVGVVSRGYGGKSDQYPLVLSPDTPTAQAGDEPVLIYHRTKAPVAVAPKRSEAVKALLKKYQLDIIITDDGLQHYALGRDYEIVVIDGQRRFGNGWWLPAGPMRERAGRLKTVNALIVNGGIVNGGTAQASEVLMELQGDIAVNLLSGDKLPVSELSNVVAMAGIGHPPRFFTSLENKGLLLKQTYAFSDHQPYELQKLVSLTPNNETLLMTEKDAVKCQSFAQQNWWYLPVYASLNEAGEERIISEIKKVIEDKSKRACS, via the coding sequence ATGATAGAACGAATTTGGTCCGGCCAATCATGGCTATATATATTACTACTTCCGTTATCATTCCTTTATGGTTTGGTCACTTTTGTTCGATATATTTGCTATAAGCTTGGACTATTTCGTTCATGGGAAGCACCAATTCCAGTAATTGTTGTTGGTAATTTAACTGCGGGAGGAAATGGCAAAACTCCCGTCGTTATTTGGTTAGTTGAATCATTAATAAAAGAAGGGTATCGGGTTGGTGTTGTTTCTCGGGGTTATGGCGGAAAATCTGACCAATATCCTTTAGTCCTTTCGCCGGATACCCCAACTGCACAAGCAGGAGATGAGCCCGTTCTTATCTACCACAGGACAAAAGCACCGGTCGCTGTTGCACCAAAACGAAGTGAAGCGGTTAAAGCATTACTTAAAAAATATCAATTAGATATTATTATTACTGATGATGGATTACAGCATTATGCTTTAGGACGAGATTACGAAATCGTGGTGATTGATGGTCAACGCCGTTTTGGTAATGGCTGGTGGCTTCCTGCTGGCCCAATGCGTGAGCGCGCAGGGCGTTTGAAAACGGTTAATGCTTTAATTGTTAATGGCGGAATCGTTAATGGCGGCACAGCACAAGCAAGTGAAGTATTAATGGAACTGCAAGGTGACATTGCTGTTAATTTGCTGAGTGGCGATAAATTACCTGTAAGCGAACTTAGTAATGTTGTTGCCATGGCCGGTATTGGGCACCCACCTCGTTTCTTTACATCATTAGAAAATAAAGGACTATTACTAAAGCAAACTTATGCTTTTTCTGATCATCAACCTTATGAATTACAAAAGCTCGTTTCATTAACACCAAATAATGAGACATTATTGATGACAGAAAAAGATGCAGTAAAATGCCAGTCTTTCGCCCAACAGAATTGGTGGTATCTCCCTGTTTATGCTTCATTAAATGAAGCTGGAGAAGAGCGGATCATAAGTGAAATAAAAAAGGTGATAGAAGATAAGTCTAAAAGGGCTTGCTCATAG
- the elyC gene encoding envelope biogenesis factor ElyC translates to MLFLLKKYLGALLMPLPLLLILGFIGIILLWFTRWQKSGKTCVSVAFIMITLLGLQPISDRLLTPVEGEFSKRYELITPTPPENVHYIVVLGGGFTYNPDWSPSANLLSNSLPRVTEGIRLYLKHPGSKLIFTGGKANNSISSAEVAAKVAQSLGVPPDDTIALTEPKDTQEEAFEVEKIIGKSPFLLVTSANHLPRAIVMFEARGMHPFPAPANQLAINSPLSPWEKYIPSSFYFSHSERAWYELIGSIWYYLKPDNTQPLDATIIAPEAIDAE, encoded by the coding sequence ATGTTATTTCTTCTCAAAAAATACCTTGGTGCTTTACTGATGCCATTGCCACTTTTACTGATCCTCGGGTTTATTGGGATTATTTTACTGTGGTTTACGCGGTGGCAAAAAAGTGGCAAAACTTGTGTGTCTGTCGCTTTTATTATGATCACTTTGTTAGGATTACAACCTATTTCCGACCGTTTACTTACACCTGTTGAAGGCGAATTTAGTAAACGTTATGAACTGATTACACCAACACCGCCGGAAAATGTGCACTATATTGTCGTGCTTGGTGGCGGGTTTACTTACAACCCTGATTGGAGTCCAAGTGCAAATTTGCTGAGTAATAGCCTACCGCGAGTGACTGAAGGCATAAGGTTATATCTAAAACATCCGGGTAGTAAGCTCATATTTACAGGTGGAAAAGCCAATAACAGCATAAGTAGTGCTGAAGTTGCGGCAAAAGTAGCGCAATCATTAGGTGTTCCACCAGACGATACCATTGCATTAACAGAGCCAAAAGATACACAAGAAGAAGCGTTTGAAGTTGAAAAAATTATTGGTAAATCACCGTTTTTACTCGTGACATCAGCTAACCATTTACCAAGAGCCATCGTCATGTTTGAAGCTAGAGGCATGCATCCATTCCCCGCACCGGCAAACCAGTTGGCAATTAATAGTCCGCTTAGCCCATGGGAAAAATATATTCCTTCCTCTTTCTATTTCAGCCATAGTGAACGTGCATGGTATGAGTTGATAGGATCTATTTGGTATTATTTAAAACCAGATAACACTCAACCTTTAGATGCCACAATAATTGCCCCTGAAGCTATTGACGCCGAATAA
- the cmoM gene encoding tRNA uridine 5-oxyacetic acid(34) methyltransferase CmoM, whose product MVDRNFDDIADKFAKNIYGTTKGKIREAIVWQDLTQLLGSYSPERKLRILDAGGGEGHFSRKLAAMGHQVILCDLSEEMLERASELAKAQGISDNMCFIHCAVQDVKQHINQPVDLVLFHAVIEWISDQKYAIEQLVDIIKPEGVLSLMFYNANGLVMRNAILGNFHLATPHIQRRRKRSLSPQNPLLPQQVDEWLSDCKMDIMGKSGVRVFHDYLQSRQLQQKDFPALLALEQQYCRQEPYISMGRYIHVLARKQIIKDDL is encoded by the coding sequence ATGGTAGACCGTAACTTTGATGATATAGCTGATAAATTTGCAAAGAATATTTACGGCACGACAAAAGGTAAGATACGTGAAGCCATTGTGTGGCAAGATCTTACTCAGCTACTTGGATCTTATTCTCCCGAGAGAAAATTGCGCATCCTAGATGCGGGTGGGGGCGAAGGTCATTTTTCTCGTAAACTTGCTGCGATGGGTCATCAAGTCATACTTTGTGATTTATCTGAGGAAATGCTTGAGCGTGCAAGTGAACTCGCTAAAGCTCAAGGTATTAGTGACAATATGTGTTTTATTCATTGCGCTGTGCAAGATGTAAAACAGCATATCAATCAGCCTGTGGACTTGGTTTTATTTCATGCAGTTATTGAATGGATTAGCGATCAAAAATATGCAATTGAGCAGTTGGTCGATATAATCAAACCTGAAGGTGTATTATCTCTGATGTTTTATAACGCCAATGGTTTAGTGATGCGCAATGCGATTTTAGGTAATTTCCATCTCGCTACGCCACATATTCAACGCCGACGTAAACGCTCGCTGTCACCACAAAATCCATTATTGCCACAACAAGTTGATGAGTGGTTATCAGATTGCAAAATGGATATTATGGGCAAAAGTGGTGTAAGAGTATTTCATGATTACCTTCAAAGTAGGCAATTACAGCAAAAAGATTTCCCTGCATTGCTGGCGTTAGAGCAGCAATATTGCCGTCAGGAACCCTATATTAGCATGGGGCGTTACATTCATGTTTTGGCCCGAAAACAAATAATAAAGGACGATTTATGA
- the mukE gene encoding chromosome partition protein MukE, which translates to MSSTNIEQFMPAKLAQALANPIFPELDSHLRSGRHISIDDLDNHAYLMDFQEELEQFYTRYNVELIRAPEGFFYLRPRSTTLIPRSVLSELDMMVGKILCYLYLSPERLANQGIFTAQELFEELLSLADENKLLKFVNQRSTGSDLDKQKLQEKLRTSLNRLRRLGMVHFIQNDVNKFVITESVFRFGADVRSGDNMQEAQLRMIRDGEAISLDSDLSQQDSEDEEVDDNQDASDSDEDEQV; encoded by the coding sequence ATGTCATCGACAAATATTGAACAATTTATGCCAGCTAAACTGGCACAGGCATTGGCCAATCCCATTTTCCCAGAACTTGATAGCCATTTGCGTTCAGGGCGTCACATTAGTATTGATGACCTTGATAATCATGCATATTTGATGGACTTTCAGGAAGAACTCGAACAATTTTATACACGTTATAATGTTGAACTTATTCGTGCGCCAGAAGGCTTTTTCTATTTACGTCCACGTTCTACAACATTAATTCCTCGTTCGGTACTTTCTGAACTGGATATGATGGTGGGAAAAATCCTTTGTTATCTTTATTTGAGCCCTGAACGTTTGGCAAACCAAGGTATTTTTACTGCTCAAGAGCTATTTGAAGAATTGCTGTCACTCGCGGATGAAAATAAGCTATTAAAATTTGTTAATCAACGCTCAACCGGTTCAGATTTAGATAAACAAAAATTGCAGGAAAAACTGCGGACTTCTCTGAACCGACTACGCCGTTTAGGCATGGTGCATTTTATCCAAAATGATGTGAATAAATTTGTGATTACTGAATCGGTATTCCGTTTCGGTGCAGATGTTCGTAGTGGGGATAATATGCAAGAAGCCCAACTACGCATGATCCGCGATGGTGAAGCTATCTCTTTGGATAGCGATTTATCACAGCAAGATAGTGAAGATGAAGAGGTTGATGATAATCAAGATGCGTCTGACAGTGATGAGGATGAACAAGTATGA